The stretch of DNA aagtattaaattaaattaatttctagtCTTCAAGTgagttaattgtttataatttaccaTATTTTATTTGCCTAGTATAACCTAGGATTAAacgattttttgttattatattaattatattaattatcaatttcagTTTATATCgtttatattgaatataaattttcaataacaatGGCATCACCTTGGGCAAAAATTAAACCAGTTGACGATGGAGCTGTAAGTTTACAACAGATTGCTGCTGAAGAAATTATCAAGAATCTTCAAGAAAAGTACagttagaaattatttattaaattaattagataaaaCAGTTTatcaatgttaatttatattttttaattccagAGAATTTCGTAAATATGAAAAGCCTATTGAGCCTGAAATAATTCAGGACATTACTGAAATTCCAGAGGAATTAATTTGTGAATTGGAGGGCACAAATGATGATGCAGCTATTGCACAATTATTGCAAAAGCAATTTAATCAAGAGTATGatttaatgttgaaaaaaactGAAGAAAAATACAATGGTCGATCAAAAGgtagttttattttactattacaaaatttctttgataataaaaattgtgtttattttattttcagttggAATATCTCTTTTGAATTATCGACAATGTCCAAGTTTAGATCCAGAGGATGAAAAATCATCAGCTGATGATGACAGTCGTGACCTAGATAGATTTGttgtaagttaaaaaaataaaacaatcaataaatcattcaatttaataattaaatttttgttttgtttatcaGAGTGTTGAAAAGGAGTATGCTTCAATACCAAGATGTGGTTACAAAAAGACAAATGAAGGATCTGAAATTGTAACAAAACATGACATGTTAATGTCATCAAGAATAAATGCATGTCGTGTACTTGAATTTCCACCAGGTATATCAACTGGTGATACTGCTGGTTTTGatgtcaaattaaataaccaaGTGTTCAATGGTCTTCGCAATCATAGCTATGCTCATTGTTCTCGTGAAAAAGCCAAGACCAGACCACATCCAAAAACAtctccataaaaaaaaaaaaaaaaactaaaaaaaacttgttcatcaatatatttatcatttatatatttattttaaattatttcagctggacaatgattaataaattaaaatgactataaagaaaattattgtagaaaatataatttgtattgatACATCAGGTTTTggaagaattattattattaaatatgtttttcaaaaacaacaaaaatcaaaattaaatcttcctcggcgaaaaaaaattacttttcttttttttttaattataaagttGTCCTTATTTACATTCTGAAAGTTCAATTGACGGTGGTTTAATGGGAATTTTTCCAAGAATAAATTGTTCTGCCATGaacatttgtttttcatcatcagTGAGTTCAGAGTCatcagtatatatttttttatctctagcTAATCCAGCTGACATTCCACCAAATGTTGTGCCAGAAGCAGTAACACCAAGAACAGCTGACATTTGTTGAGCATTTTGAGCAAATGGATTACtgattgatgatgttgatgttgtagAAGCAAATGGTGTACTTGGTGTACTAGCATAAGCTGGTGCATTTCCATAGCCTTGATTTGATGAAACACTTGTAAATACACTTGTTCCAAATCCAGAATTAACATCAACACTTTGATtgccaaaattattattaccaaaaGTAGAAGTTGAATTAATTGATCCACCAAATGGACTAGAATTTGTCATTGTTGATGATACAGCATTACCAAATGGTGATGTTGTATTTTGtccattattttgaaataaattttgttgttgtggtgTTGTTGCAAGTGCAGCAAAACTATTTGTATTACCAGCTGATCCACCAAATGTATTTGATGTTGTTGTGCTTGATCCAAAAACACTATTTGTCATATTGAATGCTGGCTGTGCACCAAAGCCTTGATTTTGTTGTGCTGATGAAAATGTAGTTGAATTACTAAATACTGGCGCACCACCAAATGCCGATCCTGATGATACTGGCTTTTGTTGactaaatattgatgatgaatttgataatGCTGGCTGTGATGAGCCAAATATTGATCCAGCTGATTGTGTtggtgttattgttgttgcacCACCATATAAAGTACCAGTTGCTGATGGCACACCACCAAATGGTGATGTTGTTGTTTgtgtatttgaaaatatattttgttgtggaGTTTGTGCTGTACTACCAAATGCACTGGGCTGTCCAAATACAGATGTACCAGTTGTACTACCACTAACAACACCACTTGTACTACCAccaaatattgatgaagaaGATTGTGGATTTGATGAAGTAAATCCTGGCATATTTTGATTACCACCAAATACTGAATTTGTCGAATTTACTGCACCACcaaatattgaatttgttGATGGTGATTGAGTAGAAAAAACTGGAGCTCCACCAAATGATGGCTGTCCACCAAAAACAGATGGTGTATTAGTTGTCATTCCACGACTAAATATTCctgatgctgttgttgttgatgatgatgctggtgTACCAAAATTACTTCCTGTTGTAGCACCAAATGGACTAGTAGCTGTTGCTGatgtaaatgatttatttgaaaatccagtttctctattatttttgtgtattttatcctattttataaaaaatacaaaatgagtatttaaaaaaatgtctttatacaaaatataattaaattattaacttacCAACATTACAAGAAGTTCATTtgatggattttttaaaaattctcttTTTCTACTCATTTCTTGacataattgttgaaattgaagtttctaaatattaaaagaaaaaagatacGATAGTAGTagtaattaaacaatatgattttattgaataattattttattattaagataTTAAGATACTAACTGTTTGATCAACAGTACCAGACTTTTGAGCCTGATACATTTCCCATCTAACTTCTTCAGGTGATACATCATTCATATCTGGAATACAAGCATGATCTTTTGTTGGACTAAAACATGACAAGGGCCATTGTCCACCACGTTCAGCTAAAAGCATTTCTTCTCCAACAATTGCCCTGTATatttcaaaacaaaacaaccaaacaaataaattcaggaacaattttagttaaatataaatttatttttttataaaataaatatactcacAGTGTTTTGGTTCCTTGGCCACCTGGTAAAAtcattttgatgattattaaaaaattatttattattaattaatagttcatttaatatttagacataatatttataattttttttaatattaaatgataaacttACTTGAGTGTTCATTTTTACATGCATTGCCAAATCGACAATTACCAGACAAATAATACTGGCACAAAaccattgtttatattattttctaattatacTAATTTTATGCTTTAGCtagtaaatatttacaaaaatgataatgtgtcaaacgaaataaataataattttctctctctttctaaACTCTGTCTTCTTTACCgactagaattttttttttttgtttttgtttgctcggtttaaatttttttcctcatgTCATCCTTAAAAAACCCAGTAATGaaaatcataatatatattgtaattaatttatttatatttatattgttttattataattattattatttattttatcagttttattttaaatggcCCCAGGCTTTTACGCCACCACTTATTCTGGGTCAAAAAACAGATAatgacgttaaaaaaaaataactaatgaTTCAAGGAATACACAaactaacaataaaaaaatatacataaatatatgaatCACTTCTTGAGTGTTGAAGtctgatgattaaaaataaaaatagtcaaataacaggaaaaaaaaaacaataaacaactACAAGTGTTTTACAATAGAAAagtgtgaaaatatttttattacttaaaaaaaaatttattaaccatagtttatttaaaataatattgtgaaataaaaatataaatattgtttgttaaaataaaagtttatttatcaaatataattataaattaaataaaaaatggaagtTGAAAGAATCATTAGTGAGAATCAAGGTCTCtcaattgacaaaaataattttgagtaTTCTCTTCAAACTGATAATggaatactttttatttattgtaagtattaaatgtttatttgtatttatttaatcaataataatcaaattgtttattgttttttttatatttttttgctattagATAAACCGTCAAACGAACATTGCATTGCTGTTGTGCCAAAATTTACCCAAGCAGCACCACATTTTTTAGAGAgcataacaaaaataaaaactccaatgagtgataaaaaattaattgaactaTCAGAATCACAAAGAGTACGTCGTGTAttaacacttgaaaaaaaagatacaactGTAACGTATTTTGGACCActtgttattgatgatattattaactGGACAATTCGACAAGTTGATCCAACAAATGAgccaccatcaccaccactaaaaacaattgattcacaagaaatatcaattgttgatttttcaaataatgtattttttacaatactcAGTACAAATTATCAACATAAAATACTCAAAATACCAgatcaaaatgaattttttaatgattatcaaTTTGAAGATGAAACTCTgctgttatttaaaaaatttaataaaaaacaatcagtATTTGAGGGCCAAATGGAcataaataaacttgaaaattttataaaaaaatattcattaccATTGATCATTGATTACAATAGAAAATatcatgataatatatttaaatgtggttttaaaaattatttatacataacaTTAAATAGAAATGCAAaagttgattttaataaacttgttgatgatattaaagagtgtgctaaattttttaaaaatacaattatgtTTGTTTTGTCAGATATTCATAATGACaatgatatgaaatttttagcAAGTGTTCTTGGTATGAAAAAGGATGATCCACCAAATGAAAtacaaacattaaataatacaatacaatcgagtgaaattttaaatgattataatcatgatgttgatgaagattatgatgatgctgctgatgtaaattataattttgatgataaagaaaatagcTATATGATGCAGTGTTATCCAGATCAGTATTTGTCAAGACCAGATATTAAAAAGGTAACTTGGAAgctcattaaatatttaaaaattattattaacaaatttttttgtcattttgtgTTTGGATATTTAGCTTGCTGAATACTTTGATgagtcaaaaaatattggaacGATTAAATTGAATCCAAACTCATATTGTGGAGAGAATGGAATAGCAAATAATTCATCTCATGTTTTGTTGTACAACAAAGTTACTAACAAGGTAATTGagatcatttaatattatattttttaattattaatatgaaaaattaactcaTACAGGTATTTGgatatattgatgaaaataaaattaactcacTTGTTAATTATGTCGATTCTAATAGACGtattagtattaaaaaat from Aphidius gifuensis isolate YNYX2018 linkage group LG4, ASM1490517v1, whole genome shotgun sequence encodes:
- the LOC122855374 gene encoding serine/threonine-protein kinase RIO3-like, whose translation is MASPWAKIKPVDDGAVSLQQIAAEEIIKNLQEKEFRKYEKPIEPEIIQDITEIPEELICELEGTNDDAAIAQLLQKQFNQEYDLMLKKTEEKYNGRSKVGISLLNYRQCPSLDPEDEKSSADDDSRDLDRFVSVEKEYASIPRCGYKKTNEGSEIVTKHDMLMSSRINACRVLEFPPGISTGDTAGFDVKLNNQVFNGLRNHSYAHCSREKAKTRPHPKTSP
- the LOC122855373 gene encoding nucleoporin NUP42-like, with product MVLCQYYLSGNCRFGNACKNEHSSGQGTKTLAIVGEEMLLAERGGQWPLSCFSPTKDHACIPDMNDVSPEEVRWEMYQAQKSGTVDQTKLQFQQLCQEMSRKREFLKNPSNELLVMLDKIHKNNRETGFSNKSFTSATATSPFGATTGSNFGTPASSSTTTASGIFSRGMTTNTPSVFGGQPSFGGAPVFSTQSPSTNSIFGGAVNSTNSVFGGNQNMPGFTSSNPQSSSSIFGGSTSGVVSGSTTGTSVFGQPSAFGSTAQTPQQNIFSNTQTTTSPFGGVPSATGTLYGGATTITPTQSAGSIFGSSQPALSNSSSIFSQQKPVSSGSAFGGAPVFSNSTTFSSAQQNQGFGAQPAFNMTNSVFGSSTTTSNTFGGSAGNTNSFAALATTPQQQNLFQNNGQNTTSPFGNAVSSTMTNSSPFGGSINSTSTFGNNNFGNQSVDVNSGFGTSVFTSVSSNQGYGNAPAYASTPSTPFASTTSTSSISNPFAQNAQQMSAVLGVTASGTTFGGMSAGLARDKKIYTDDSELTDDEKQMFMAEQFILGKIPIKPPSIELSECK
- the LOC122854002 gene encoding protein disulfide-isomerase-like, with translation MEVERIISENQGLSIDKNNFEYSLQTDNGILFIYYKPSNEHCIAVVPKFTQAAPHFLESITKIKTPMSDKKLIELSESQRVRRVLTLEKKDTTVTYFGPLVIDDIINWTIRQVDPTNEPPSPPLKTIDSQEISIVDFSNNVFFTILSTNYQHKILKIPDQNEFFNDYQFEDETLLLFKKFNKKQSVFEGQMDINKLENFIKKYSLPLIIDYNRKYHDNIFKCGFKNYLYITLNRNAKQVFLV
- the LOC122854003 gene encoding uncharacterized protein LOC122854003; translation: MMQCYPDQYLSRPDIKKLAEYFDESKNIGTIKLNPNSYCGENGIANNSSHVLLYNKVTNKVFGYIDENKINSLVNYVDSNRRISIKKLNSIWHSVGNCLCLNNDTKNYYNPEDKVNNSNGYISNK